The following coding sequences lie in one Heyndrickxia oleronia genomic window:
- a CDS encoding virulence-associated E family protein: MKIAVGNSRMDRKWKNKDISWGDFCSRVKTTQRTTETVEEYRKLKKGQQDDIKDVGGFVGGHLKEGRRKKGNVLCRSLLTLDMDYGRPDIWEQISMLFDFKCCVYSTHKHTPENPRLRLIVPLAREISEEEYAAVGRMVAKEIGIDLFDDTTYEAHRLMYWPSTSSNGQFVYEEQDGALLDPDIYLSKYENWRDTTTWPVSSRQSEVINRSLKEQADPLLKEGVVGTFCRAYSVREAIEKFLGTVYEASAMEGRYDYIPADSSAGVIIYDDKFAYSHHATDPASGLLLNAFDLVRIHKFGSLDDKASTTTAPGKMPSFVAMCEFAIKDERVKAEFSKERQAQAEEEFSDEDWQTALELDKQGRIKDTLDNIVLIIRHDEDLQHIAFNCHRDGIDAKGGLPWDQIKAGWNDSDNALLKVYLSSKYGVYSPTKTKDVVLAVASERAYHPVKEYLDSLPKWDGISRVENLLIDYFGATDNSYTKAIIRKTMVAAVARIYRPGTKFDSVLILNGPQGIGKSTFFAKLAGDWFSDSLTITDMKDKSGAEKLQGYWLLELGELAGMRKTDVEIVKSFISRADDKYRASYGVNVESHPRQCVIVGSTNAESGFLRDITGNRRFWPVRISGNSKKKAWKMTKEEVQQIWAETLELYEKGEKLYLEGDDVTMATSEQADAMETDEREGLVRTYLDTLLPDDWVTMSLYERRNYLGGSEFGGGTRVGTVQRTLVCNMEIWCECFGKEASMLKPSDSYAIGAIMRKISEWNKYTGNKNGVVTFPVYGKQRAYSRVEEQR; this comes from the coding sequence ATGAAAATTGCAGTGGGCAATAGCCGGATGGATAGAAAATGGAAAAACAAAGATATCTCCTGGGGGGATTTTTGCTCCCGTGTAAAGACAACACAACGTACTACAGAAACGGTAGAAGAATATCGGAAACTTAAAAAAGGCCAGCAAGATGATATCAAAGACGTGGGCGGCTTTGTCGGGGGACATTTAAAAGAAGGAAGGCGAAAGAAGGGCAATGTTCTGTGTCGTTCTTTGCTTACCCTTGATATGGATTACGGTAGACCGGATATCTGGGAACAAATCAGCATGCTTTTTGACTTCAAATGTTGCGTTTACTCCACCCATAAGCACACACCGGAAAATCCAAGACTCAGGCTTATTGTTCCCCTTGCTCGTGAGATCAGCGAAGAAGAATATGCAGCTGTTGGACGTATGGTGGCAAAAGAAATCGGTATTGACCTTTTCGATGATACGACATATGAAGCCCATCGCCTTATGTATTGGCCATCCACTTCCTCTAACGGTCAATTTGTCTACGAAGAGCAGGATGGAGCATTACTTGACCCAGATATTTATCTTTCAAAATATGAAAACTGGCGAGATACAACAACTTGGCCCGTATCAAGCAGGCAGTCTGAAGTTATTAATCGCAGTCTTAAAGAACAAGCAGATCCTCTTTTAAAGGAAGGTGTGGTAGGAACTTTCTGTCGCGCCTATTCCGTTCGTGAAGCAATAGAGAAATTCTTAGGTACAGTTTATGAAGCATCTGCTATGGAAGGGCGCTATGACTATATTCCAGCTGACAGTAGTGCGGGTGTAATAATTTATGATGATAAATTCGCTTACAGCCACCATGCCACCGACCCAGCAAGCGGCCTGCTCCTCAATGCTTTTGATCTCGTTCGTATTCATAAATTCGGTTCTTTAGATGATAAAGCTTCTACCACCACAGCTCCTGGTAAGATGCCATCTTTTGTGGCAATGTGCGAGTTTGCTATAAAAGATGAAAGAGTAAAAGCTGAGTTTTCTAAGGAAAGACAGGCACAGGCTGAAGAGGAGTTTAGTGATGAGGATTGGCAGACAGCTTTGGAATTGGATAAGCAAGGCCGAATAAAAGACACTTTAGACAACATCGTCTTGATTATTCGGCATGATGAAGATTTACAGCATATCGCTTTCAACTGCCATCGTGATGGTATTGATGCCAAAGGTGGTCTGCCTTGGGACCAGATTAAGGCGGGTTGGAATGATTCGGATAACGCGCTTCTTAAGGTGTACTTAAGCAGTAAATACGGAGTCTATTCCCCTACCAAGACCAAAGATGTTGTGTTAGCTGTAGCGTCAGAACGAGCCTACCACCCTGTTAAGGAGTATCTCGACTCACTGCCAAAATGGGATGGTATTAGTCGAGTAGAAAATCTACTCATTGATTATTTCGGTGCAACAGATAATTCCTACACAAAGGCAATTATTCGCAAAACGATGGTTGCAGCGGTAGCCCGTATTTATAGACCAGGCACAAAGTTTGATAGTGTTCTTATCTTAAACGGTCCTCAAGGCATCGGTAAATCAACCTTCTTTGCTAAGCTTGCCGGAGATTGGTTTTCAGACAGTTTGACCATTACGGACATGAAAGATAAATCAGGTGCTGAAAAACTTCAAGGATATTGGTTGTTGGAACTCGGTGAGCTTGCAGGAATGCGTAAGACGGATGTGGAGATTGTGAAGTCCTTTATTTCGAGGGCTGATGATAAGTACCGGGCAAGTTATGGGGTCAACGTCGAAAGCCATCCCCGTCAATGCGTAATTGTAGGTTCTACCAATGCAGAAAGCGGATTTCTTCGGGATATTACAGGCAACCGCAGATTCTGGCCAGTCCGTATTAGCGGAAACAGTAAAAAGAAAGCTTGGAAGATGACCAAAGAGGAAGTACAGCAGATTTGGGCAGAGACACTAGAGCTTTATGAGAAGGGCGAAAAACTCTACCTTGAAGGTGATGATGTAACCATGGCAACTAGTGAACAGGCAGATGCTATGGAAACGGATGAACGAGAAGGACTAGTTCGTACCTACTTGGATACGCTCTTGCCGGATGATTGGGTCACGATGTCTTTGTACGAGCGTAGAAATTACCTCGGCGGTAGCGAATTTGGCGGCGGCACCCGGGTTGGAACAGTACAAAGAACCCTTGTCTGCAATATGGAGATTTGGTGTGAGTGTTTCGGTAAAGAGGCATCCATGCTAAAGCCTTCAGATTCCTATGCCATCGGTGCCATTATGAGAAAGATCAGTGAGTGGAACAAGTACACTGGGAACAAGAATGGTGTTGTGACGTTTCCTGTCTACGGAAAGCAACGAGCTTATTCCCGAGTCGAGGAACAACGCTAA
- a CDS encoding DUF4406 domain-containing protein — MGINKFNHEGYHDPTPHEALTNIMKKEKAEKKSAFKPLVYICSPYSGDVEGNIKKARSFCRFALDQNCIPIAPHLMFPQFMDDENPEERELAIFMDIVLMGKCSEVWVLGNTISTGMAREIEVAKKRRQTVRYFSPEHEEVESL, encoded by the coding sequence ATGGGAATCAACAAATTCAATCATGAAGGATACCATGATCCAACTCCCCATGAAGCACTGACCAACATAATGAAAAAGGAAAAGGCAGAGAAAAAATCTGCCTTTAAGCCGCTTGTATATATCTGTTCTCCCTATTCCGGTGATGTAGAAGGAAACATTAAAAAGGCTCGCAGTTTTTGCAGGTTTGCTCTAGACCAAAACTGTATCCCGATTGCTCCCCATCTTATGTTTCCTCAGTTTATGGATGATGAAAACCCAGAGGAACGGGAGCTTGCCATATTTATGGACATCGTGCTTATGGGCAAATGCTCCGAGGTGTGGGTGCTGGGCAATACCATCTCAACCGGTATGGCGAGGGAAATTGAAGTAGCCAAGAAACGCAGACAAACGGTTAGATATTTTAGTCCGGAGCATGAGGAGGTTGAAAGCTTATGA
- a CDS encoding GAP family protein, translating into MIETIEALMPSSSLDISSALMIISLCALIDILSPGVLTVTAYLLLTQPNQLSSRLFVFLFITQLGYFITGLLLYFGGNSLLKRIEQLSQFDFINWFYILLGAVLVLISFSKPKETTKKRLISFIPKNTTIKGMIILGIIVFLIEFVTALPYFYSIFLMNHQTIETTPAILIIIGYNLVMVLPSLLLLGVNIIFKERLQQFLIKIRSKLNEAPISSLLVATGVIGAVFFNIGLRGILN; encoded by the coding sequence TTGATCGAAACTATTGAAGCATTGATGCCTTCTTCATCATTAGACATTTCTTCAGCATTAATGATTATTTCTTTGTGTGCTTTAATTGATATTTTAAGTCCCGGTGTACTGACTGTAACAGCCTATTTATTACTGACACAACCGAATCAGTTATCTTCTCGTTTATTTGTGTTTTTATTCATCACGCAGTTAGGCTATTTCATCACGGGTTTATTACTCTACTTTGGTGGAAATTCATTATTGAAGAGAATAGAACAATTGTCTCAGTTTGACTTTATCAATTGGTTTTATATCCTACTTGGAGCAGTTCTTGTTCTAATAAGCTTCAGTAAACCAAAAGAGACTACAAAAAAACGTTTAATTTCATTTATCCCCAAAAATACAACAATTAAAGGGATGATTATACTAGGAATCATTGTTTTCCTAATTGAATTTGTAACGGCATTGCCTTACTTTTATTCAATCTTTTTAATGAATCATCAAACAATTGAGACTACACCTGCTATCTTAATAATAATTGGATACAATCTAGTAATGGTGCTTCCTTCTCTATTACTGTTAGGGGTTAATATTATATTTAAAGAAAGATTGCAACAATTTCTTATTAAAATCAGGTCAAAATTAAATGAAGCTCCAATCTCTTCGCTCTTGGTAGCGACAGGAGTCATAGGTGCAGTTTTTTTTAATATCGGTCTTAGAGGCATTTTAAATTAG
- a CDS encoding phage antirepressor Ant — protein sequence MDELVKINYENQRPTVLGRDLHEALEVKTAYKDWFPRMCEYGFEEGSDFSSFLSESTGGRPSIDHQLTIDMAKELCMIQRTPKGKECRQYFLEIERRWNSPEAIMARALQIANQQLTQVRKQNKVLEGTIAVQNQQIAEMKPKVSYYDVVLNCKDLISTSAIAKDYGKSAIWMNRYLNKKGVQFKQGGIWLLYQKYAEKGYTSTKTHSYLGSNGQQHTKVHTYWTQKGRLFIYELMKADGILPQIEMEGV from the coding sequence ATGGACGAATTAGTAAAAATCAATTATGAAAATCAACGACCAACCGTACTCGGTCGTGATTTACATGAAGCCTTGGAAGTAAAGACCGCTTATAAAGATTGGTTTCCAAGAATGTGTGAGTACGGATTTGAGGAAGGATCAGACTTTAGCTCATTTTTGAGCGAAAGTACTGGAGGCAGACCAAGCATTGACCATCAGTTAACAATTGACATGGCAAAAGAGCTATGCATGATACAGCGTACTCCAAAAGGGAAAGAGTGTCGCCAATACTTTCTTGAAATAGAAAGAAGATGGAATTCCCCAGAAGCAATCATGGCAAGGGCACTTCAGATTGCCAATCAACAGCTAACTCAAGTAAGGAAACAAAATAAAGTGCTTGAAGGTACGATTGCCGTTCAGAATCAGCAAATTGCAGAAATGAAACCGAAAGTCTCCTATTACGATGTAGTTTTAAATTGCAAAGACCTCATTTCCACCTCAGCAATTGCCAAAGATTACGGCAAGTCAGCTATTTGGATGAATCGCTATCTTAATAAAAAGGGTGTCCAGTTTAAACAAGGCGGCATCTGGCTTTTATATCAGAAGTATGCGGAAAAAGGCTACACCAGCACCAAGACACATAGCTATCTTGGCAGTAACGGCCAGCAACATACAAAGGTCCATACATACTGGACTCAAAAAGGCAGACTCTTCATTTACGAACTGATGAAGGCAGACGGTATTTTGCCACAGATAGAAATGGAGGGTGTGTAA